In Pseudanabaena galeata CCNP1313, one genomic interval encodes:
- the pgmB gene encoding beta-phosphoglucomutase translates to MKTSNSHDLPRSPDLTYTDWTLTESQFDPAQLHSRETIFTIGNGYLGTRGSFEEGYPHALPTTLVHGVYDDVPVVYTELVNCPDWLSLLVIVNGERFRLDRGEIINYERQLDLRCGLLTRSLRWRSPKGNTLDLRFERFASFTDPQVLGLRCQITAIDFKGTIEVQASINGYSDNQGFNHWEQLDQGKIEKESDHKIVLEQDDQIGGALCRQSNSEGIWLQVRTRGSRIELGMAAKLAVIDVEANLQTTNTPGYPTAIATFNIIKGQTINIEKLVTLFTSQETENPLQAAQDKLAELPSYATLLEAHRQAWVSVWERSDIEIGGNVQAQLAVRYNLFQLLIAASPDNDRVSIPAKTLSGFGYRGHIFWDTEIFMLPFFTFTQPAIARNLLTYRYHTLNGARRKANDSGYKGAMFSWESAATGDEVTPLWSMPNDPYAKAVRIWCRDREIHLSADIAYAVWQYWQATGDDLWLRDYGAEIILDTALFWFSRLEWNTNLERYELCGVIGADEYHEQVNNNTFTNRMAQWHLEKAVAVYDWLQQKFPDRATDLSQKLQLSPEQMLKWKEELAKIYVSYNQENQETEVIEQCDGFFQLKDIDLNTYEPRDRSIQAVLGMDATNESQVLKQPDVLMILYLMRDHPEFSDRHDWLQKNWNYYAPRTDSTYGSSLTSAIHAIVAANVGAASEADHHFMRAAMVDLEDNRGNTPDGIHAASAGGIWQAVVFGFGGIQLKDDQPVANPHLPTSWTYLKFKLQWHDTWYSFDLAPTLAQVPDIQGFIFDLDGVLTDTAEFHYRAWQKLADEEKIPFNRQANEALRGVARRESLMLIVGDRDYSEEVLQEMMDRKNHYYVESIEDTTPQDVLSGVIELLGELRQSGIKIAIASASKNARPVIAKLGIADLVDAIADGYSVENPKPAPDLFLYAATQIGIAPAKCVVVEDAPAGVEAAIAAGMWAIGLAPKEHSDRFNGDAHIVLPNLTGFHLSDIQAKLGKSNKQE, encoded by the coding sequence ATGAAAACTTCCAACTCCCATGATTTGCCAAGATCCCCTGATTTAACTTATACTGATTGGACATTGACCGAATCTCAATTCGATCCCGCACAGTTACATTCTAGAGAAACCATATTTACGATCGGCAATGGGTATTTGGGAACGCGAGGCAGCTTTGAAGAGGGCTATCCCCATGCCTTGCCAACTACCTTGGTGCATGGGGTCTATGATGATGTGCCTGTGGTCTATACCGAGTTAGTCAATTGTCCCGATTGGCTATCATTACTGGTGATTGTGAACGGTGAGCGATTTCGGCTCGATCGCGGTGAAATCATCAATTATGAACGTCAGCTTGACTTGCGTTGTGGATTGCTGACGCGATCGCTGCGTTGGCGTAGTCCCAAGGGAAACACCCTAGATTTACGATTTGAACGTTTTGCCAGTTTTACCGATCCTCAAGTGTTAGGCTTGCGCTGCCAAATTACAGCGATTGATTTTAAGGGCACAATTGAGGTGCAAGCCAGTATCAATGGCTATTCTGACAATCAGGGCTTTAATCATTGGGAACAACTAGATCAAGGCAAGATTGAGAAAGAAAGCGATCACAAAATAGTCTTAGAGCAAGATGATCAGATTGGCGGCGCTTTGTGCCGCCAATCCAATAGTGAAGGGATTTGGCTACAGGTGCGGACTCGTGGTTCCCGCATAGAACTGGGTATGGCGGCAAAACTTGCTGTGATTGATGTTGAGGCAAATTTACAAACGACCAATACCCCAGGATATCCCACGGCGATCGCGACTTTTAACATCATCAAGGGACAGACAATCAACATTGAGAAGCTCGTGACCCTGTTTACATCGCAGGAAACAGAAAATCCCCTTCAAGCGGCTCAAGACAAATTGGCAGAATTACCATCCTATGCAACATTATTAGAAGCACATCGACAGGCGTGGGTATCAGTTTGGGAACGTAGTGACATCGAGATTGGTGGCAATGTCCAAGCACAGTTGGCAGTTCGCTATAATCTGTTCCAACTTTTAATCGCCGCATCTCCCGATAACGATCGCGTCAGCATTCCCGCAAAAACTCTATCAGGATTTGGCTATCGAGGTCACATTTTTTGGGATACAGAGATTTTTATGCTGCCATTTTTTACCTTTACACAACCCGCGATCGCCCGCAATTTGTTAACCTATCGCTATCACACTCTCAATGGTGCAAGACGCAAGGCAAATGATAGCGGCTATAAAGGCGCGATGTTTTCTTGGGAAAGTGCAGCAACGGGCGATGAAGTGACCCCTCTTTGGTCTATGCCCAACGATCCCTATGCCAAAGCGGTGAGAATCTGGTGTCGCGATCGCGAAATTCATCTTAGCGCTGACATCGCCTATGCTGTCTGGCAATATTGGCAAGCGACGGGTGACGATCTCTGGCTACGAGATTATGGAGCGGAAATCATTCTCGATACGGCGCTCTTCTGGTTCAGTCGATTGGAATGGAATACTAACCTCGAACGCTATGAGCTTTGTGGAGTAATCGGAGCCGATGAATACCACGAGCAGGTGAATAACAATACTTTCACTAATCGCATGGCGCAGTGGCATTTAGAAAAGGCGGTAGCAGTCTATGATTGGCTACAGCAGAAATTTCCCGATCGCGCTACTGACCTATCTCAAAAGCTACAACTTTCGCCAGAGCAAATGCTTAAATGGAAAGAAGAACTCGCCAAAATCTATGTTTCCTACAACCAAGAAAATCAAGAAACAGAAGTAATTGAACAATGTGATGGATTTTTTCAACTTAAAGATATTGACTTAAACACCTACGAACCCCGCGATCGCTCAATTCAAGCAGTTCTTGGCATGGATGCAACCAATGAGAGCCAAGTCCTCAAGCAACCTGATGTGTTGATGATCCTATACCTGATGCGTGACCATCCAGAATTCAGCGATCGCCATGACTGGCTGCAAAAGAATTGGAACTACTACGCTCCCCGCACCGACAGCACCTACGGCTCATCCCTAACCTCCGCCATTCATGCGATCGTCGCCGCTAATGTCGGCGCTGCATCCGAGGCAGATCATCACTTTATGCGAGCCGCGATGGTCGATCTCGAAGATAATCGCGGTAACACCCCAGACGGGATTCATGCAGCTTCCGCAGGCGGTATCTGGCAAGCTGTGGTGTTTGGGTTTGGCGGCATTCAACTGAAGGACGATCAACCTGTTGCTAATCCACATCTTCCGACCTCTTGGACTTATCTCAAATTCAAACTGCAATGGCATGATACTTGGTATAGTTTCGATTTAGCACCCACACTTGCTCAAGTACCTGACATTCAAGGTTTCATCTTCGATCTCGATGGAGTTTTGACTGATACTGCCGAATTCCACTATCGGGCTTGGCAGAAGCTTGCTGACGAAGAAAAAATCCCCTTTAATCGCCAAGCAAATGAAGCCCTGCGCGGTGTGGCAAGAAGAGAATCGCTGATGCTAATTGTCGGCGATCGCGATTATTCCGAAGAAGTTCTCCAAGAGATGATGGATCGCAAAAATCACTACTATGTGGAATCAATCGAAGATACTACGCCCCAAGATGTTCTGTCAGGGGTAATTGAGCTATTAGGAGAACTCAGACAATCGGGAATAAAAATTGCGATCGCCTCCGCAAGTAAAAATGCCCGACCCGTAATTGCCAAGTTAGGAATAGCCGATCTAGTGGATGCGATCGCCGATGGCTACAGCGTTGAAAATCCCAAACCCGCCCCTGACCTGTTTCTCTATGCTGCTACCCAGATCGGCATTGCCCCTGCTAAATGCGTTGTCGTGGAAGATGCTCCTGCGGGAGTCGAAGCAGCGATCGCCGCAGGTATGTGGGCGATCGGGCTTGCACCTAAAGAACATAGCGATCGTTTTAACGGGGATGCACATATTGTTCTCCCGAATTTGACAGGGTTCCACTTAAGCGATATACAAGCTAAATTAGGCAAGTCTAATAAGCAGGAATAA
- a CDS encoding NACHT domain-containing protein yields MAKRSLQASPAGVKKAKQQFALKGWTQEYLANEVGIKTRQPIWRFFDGQAIERYTFFEICTRLDLDWREIALDPPLEYIDRNEDGSIDLTELGIDALVQTVRSHRREKINHQCGILQLLDVPRPIKIEQIYIDVNILEQIASQQWLEIASINSLAPEDIDRFGLGKIVESQIPGMQAVAKYNKLRVLGKPGSGKSTFLKHLAIECNREQFVESQIPIFIKLRDFAESRREQQRVDFLEFIHQEFLTTDISQLSVIKKLLQAGRILLLIDGMDEVAHEEESVILNEIRRFSEKYHKNQFVATCRTASQKLALQGFTDVEIAPFTQKQITDFSQKWFVAFTQDYSDGVDNSRKFIEKLELPENWRFRRMITTPLFLHLACSIFHRQGKFPIKQAEFYKQGMDLLLGKWDEAEGIERDQIYRGFLLPQKLKLLSQIASATFEQGQYFFEQGAVEQYIGDYLVSLPDASTDPEEIQQASEDVLRAIESQHGLLAERARGIFSFSYLALQEYFTARKIVANHNLQALGQSLQGLVNHITDPHWREIFLLTASMLRSADGLVELMKQQIDALVSEDPHLQDFLAWASQKSQSNPLETKSATGRAFYLALTRAPNLAPDLALACTLDQGEFLDAALDDLLRESVLENSKDFAYVHACGDALSNILGIVVDIGFHKSLQQLSDQLPNNNHTKASFDNWCNKNYATWVIKLQEAISAHRNIGNKWEFSLPQEQALQYYYDANQLLLDCLNSNCEVTASIREEIEATLLLPQQELEEREWE; encoded by the coding sequence ATGGCAAAGAGATCGCTACAAGCATCACCAGCAGGGGTAAAAAAGGCTAAACAGCAATTTGCTCTCAAAGGCTGGACTCAAGAATATCTCGCTAATGAAGTTGGGATCAAAACTAGACAACCGATTTGGCGCTTTTTTGATGGTCAGGCGATCGAACGTTATACATTTTTTGAGATTTGTACAAGATTAGATTTAGATTGGCGAGAGATTGCCCTAGATCCTCCCCTCGAATATATCGATCGCAATGAAGATGGAAGCATTGACTTAACTGAATTAGGGATAGATGCTCTTGTACAAACAGTGCGATCGCATCGGCGCGAAAAAATTAATCACCAATGCGGCATCTTGCAGCTATTGGATGTACCTCGTCCTATCAAAATCGAGCAGATTTATATCGATGTCAACATCCTAGAACAGATAGCCAGTCAACAATGGCTGGAAATTGCATCAATCAATAGTCTCGCCCCTGAAGATATTGATCGCTTTGGTCTGGGCAAAATCGTCGAAAGCCAAATTCCGGGGATGCAGGCTGTTGCAAAGTATAACAAGCTCAGAGTATTAGGAAAACCGGGTTCTGGAAAATCGACATTTCTCAAGCATCTTGCCATCGAATGTAATCGTGAGCAATTTGTTGAAAGTCAAATTCCTATCTTTATTAAACTTCGAGATTTTGCGGAAAGCCGTAGAGAACAACAGCGTGTTGATTTCTTAGAATTTATCCATCAAGAATTTCTAACTACTGATATTTCGCAACTATCGGTGATTAAGAAGTTACTACAAGCAGGAAGAATCCTACTTTTGATCGATGGAATGGATGAAGTAGCCCATGAAGAAGAAAGTGTTATCCTCAATGAAATTCGACGATTTTCCGAGAAATACCACAAAAACCAATTTGTCGCAACCTGCCGCACAGCCTCCCAAAAGCTAGCTCTACAAGGTTTTACAGATGTGGAAATTGCCCCGTTCACCCAAAAGCAAATTACTGATTTTTCGCAAAAATGGTTTGTTGCTTTTACCCAAGATTATAGTGATGGAGTAGATAATTCACGCAAATTTATAGAGAAGCTGGAATTGCCTGAAAATTGGAGGTTTAGACGCATGATTACTACGCCTCTATTTTTACATCTTGCCTGTTCCATATTTCATCGTCAAGGCAAATTTCCCATTAAGCAAGCCGAGTTTTATAAGCAAGGAATGGATTTACTTCTCGGAAAATGGGATGAGGCGGAGGGCATTGAACGAGATCAAATATATCGTGGATTTTTGTTGCCGCAAAAACTTAAATTATTGAGCCAAATTGCCTCAGCTACCTTTGAGCAGGGTCAGTATTTCTTTGAACAAGGAGCTGTAGAGCAGTATATTGGTGACTATCTAGTAAGCCTTCCCGATGCTAGTACTGATCCCGAAGAAATCCAGCAGGCGAGTGAGGACGTATTAAGAGCGATTGAGTCGCAGCATGGATTGTTAGCAGAACGGGCGAGAGGTATCTTCTCATTCTCCTATCTGGCTTTACAAGAATATTTCACTGCTCGTAAGATTGTTGCTAATCATAACCTGCAAGCCCTAGGTCAGTCATTACAGGGGCTTGTGAATCATATTACCGATCCCCATTGGCGAGAAATCTTTTTGCTAACGGCGAGTATGCTCCGCAGTGCCGATGGCTTAGTGGAATTAATGAAGCAACAAATTGATGCGCTTGTTTCTGAAGACCCACATCTACAAGATTTTTTAGCTTGGGCGAGTCAAAAATCACAATCTAATCCATTAGAAACGAAATCTGCAACAGGTCGTGCTTTTTATCTTGCCCTCACCCGTGCGCCCAATCTTGCCCCTGATTTAGCTTTAGCTTGTACATTAGATCAGGGTGAATTTTTAGATGCGGCTCTTGATGATCTATTACGCGAATCTGTGCTCGAAAATAGTAAGGATTTTGCCTATGTCCATGCCTGTGGCGACGCTCTAAGCAATATTTTAGGAATCGTTGTTGACATTGGATTTCATAAATCATTACAGCAACTCAGCGATCAATTGCCTAATAACAATCATACGAAGGCAAGTTTTGATAACTGGTGCAACAAAAACTATGCGACTTGGGTAATCAAGTTACAGGAGGCGATCTCAGCCCATCGCAATATCGGTAACAAATGGGAATTTAGTCTTCCTCAAGAACAGGCTTTGCAGTATTATTACGATGCTAATCAACTACTGCTTGATTGTCTCAATAGCAATTGTGAAGTTACGGCTAGTATTCGTGAAGAGATAGAAGCAACTTTGTTACTACCACAACAAGAACTCGAAGAACGCGAATGGGAATAG
- a CDS encoding AAA family ATPase, with the protein MNLFDNHRQQITASEAPLADRLRPRHLDEFIGQEHILGQGRLLRRAIQADRLSSLIFYGPPGTGKTTLARIIANTTNAHFIAINAVLAGVKEIREAIETAQTQRGYHNQRTILFVDEVHRFNKSQQDALLPWVENGTIILIGATTENPFFEVNKALVSRSRLFQLKPLTEADLRRVLEQALSDRQRGYGNLNVNVTEEAIAHLANVANGDARSLLNALELAVETTEPSQDGNINITLAVAEESIQQRAVLYDKEGDAHFDTISAFIKSVRGSDPDAALYWLAKMVYAGEDSRFILRRLLILASEDIGLADPQAVVVVNACAEALDRIGLPEGRYHLAQATLYLANTPKSNSLMGFFDAIAAVEQERQSDVPNPLKDGNRDKKGFGHGAGYLYPHAYRDHWIEQQYLPSSLQGQVFYQPSDQGAEAAIKLQVERRREAQLAAMVSGVVVELPEILTFSPTDTKSDRWLQRTIGQSGERLAKIRDRLFSRLSLQRHHVVLNLNAATGLFTWEALRSVPEGGVYAITYQESEAIALQEQAASLLELLRPIVLHGSLIEIPNVVASMHFEAIIGYNTLLREPDKLTCIQQLANLLQPDGKIALYESIPKHTQRIYRLIDLPDAFGDRWMQAEEAIYSNPDDPMTNWDVDNLRSAFEKVDLKVEIEVERITTPMQISTALLNRWFSKSQTKPSYASHLAKFLTDDEIAIAQQLLTNKLLNKTVDWASTAAMIIH; encoded by the coding sequence ATGAACCTATTCGATAACCATCGCCAACAAATCACCGCATCAGAAGCGCCCCTCGCCGATCGCCTACGTCCGCGCCACCTCGATGAATTCATCGGACAAGAACATATCCTCGGACAAGGAAGACTACTCCGCCGCGCCATCCAAGCAGATCGCCTATCATCCCTCATTTTTTATGGTCCCCCTGGCACAGGCAAAACCACTCTAGCAAGAATTATCGCCAACACCACCAACGCCCACTTCATCGCCATCAATGCTGTTCTTGCAGGCGTAAAAGAAATCAGAGAAGCGATCGAAACCGCCCAAACCCAACGCGGCTATCACAATCAACGCACAATCCTCTTTGTCGATGAAGTGCATCGCTTCAACAAATCCCAACAGGATGCATTACTGCCTTGGGTAGAAAATGGCACAATTATTCTCATCGGTGCAACTACTGAGAATCCCTTCTTTGAAGTGAATAAAGCATTAGTCAGCCGATCGCGTTTATTTCAACTAAAGCCCTTAACCGAAGCGGATTTGCGGCGCGTATTAGAGCAAGCACTTAGCGATCGCCAAAGAGGTTACGGCAACCTCAATGTAAATGTTACTGAAGAAGCGATCGCCCATTTAGCCAATGTCGCCAATGGTGATGCAAGGTCACTGCTGAATGCATTGGAACTCGCAGTAGAGACAACAGAGCCATCTCAAGATGGCAATATCAACATTACTTTAGCTGTAGCCGAAGAATCGATTCAACAAAGAGCCGTTCTCTACGACAAAGAAGGCGATGCTCACTTTGATACGATTAGTGCATTTATCAAAAGTGTGCGCGGCTCCGATCCTGATGCGGCTCTCTATTGGTTAGCCAAAATGGTCTATGCAGGCGAAGATTCCCGTTTTATTTTGCGGCGATTACTGATTTTAGCGAGTGAAGATATAGGACTTGCCGACCCACAAGCAGTAGTAGTTGTGAATGCTTGTGCTGAAGCCTTAGACCGCATTGGCTTACCTGAAGGTCGCTATCACTTAGCCCAAGCCACCCTCTATCTTGCCAACACTCCCAAATCGAATAGTCTCATGGGATTCTTCGATGCGATCGCCGCCGTTGAGCAGGAACGTCAATCCGATGTTCCCAATCCCCTCAAAGATGGTAATCGCGATAAAAAAGGATTCGGTCATGGAGCAGGTTATCTCTATCCCCACGCCTATCGCGACCATTGGATCGAGCAGCAATATTTACCCAGCAGTTTGCAAGGACAGGTCTTCTATCAACCGTCGGATCAAGGTGCAGAAGCCGCGATTAAGTTACAAGTGGAACGTCGTCGCGAGGCACAATTAGCGGCAATGGTAAGCGGTGTAGTCGTAGAATTGCCTGAAATCCTTACCTTTAGTCCAACAGATACTAAAAGCGATCGCTGGTTACAACGCACCATCGGACAGTCAGGAGAGAGATTAGCAAAAATACGCGATCGCCTATTCTCCAGATTATCGCTGCAACGTCATCATGTGGTTCTCAACCTAAATGCTGCCACAGGATTATTCACATGGGAAGCATTGCGCTCGGTTCCAGAAGGCGGAGTTTATGCAATTACTTATCAAGAATCGGAAGCGATCGCTTTGCAAGAACAAGCAGCAAGTTTGCTCGAACTTTTGCGCCCAATTGTTTTGCATGGTTCGTTAATAGAGATTCCTAATGTAGTAGCCTCTATGCATTTTGAAGCGATTATTGGCTATAACACTCTGTTGCGGGAACCTGACAAATTAACTTGCATTCAGCAATTAGCCAATCTCTTACAACCTGATGGCAAAATCGCTCTTTATGAATCAATTCCCAAACACACGCAAAGAATTTACCGATTAATCGATTTACCTGATGCATTTGGCGATCGCTGGATGCAAGCAGAAGAAGCAATCTATAGCAATCCTGATGACCCGATGACAAATTGGGATGTTGATAATTTGAGATCGGCTTTTGAGAAAGTAGATCTCAAGGTTGAAATAGAAGTAGAACGTATTACAACACCCATGCAGATTTCTACGGCTTTATTAAACCGTTGGTTTAGCAAGTCTCAGACAAAGCCATCCTATGCCAGCCATCTAGCCAAGTTTCTCACCGATGATGAAATTGCGATCGCTCAACAATTGCTAACCAATAAACTATTGAATAAAACAGTCGATTGGGCAAGTACAGCAGCAATGATTATTCATTAA
- a CDS encoding GGDEF domain-containing protein, whose translation MDTKITVDANTLEHSESTENIPLKLVLDQSEEIKKNVKKVADQISSVNAVFKQDKKIYFPYPTIEQAIAQNEEAERKMNKAVGDLHQVNTELAKQVAERIDIESELKQAKSELFDIRADLSKSQIKEKDALYIALHDSLTGLPNRLLLEQRLDHGLTQSRRYGWKLAVMFIDLDKFKNINDSYGHDIGDKLLITIARRLEDAVRGEDMVSRWGGDEFICLLLNIKHESDAISLANKMVEEISQKCDLDGIVVSISATIGIAICPRDGETAEILFRQVDRAMYRSKGTDQRIMLFDESILDADVT comes from the coding sequence ATGGATACCAAAATTACAGTAGATGCGAATACATTGGAGCATTCAGAAAGTACTGAAAACATTCCTCTTAAACTTGTTCTTGATCAAAGTGAGGAAATCAAAAAAAATGTCAAAAAAGTTGCCGATCAAATAAGTTCAGTAAATGCAGTTTTCAAGCAAGATAAAAAAATTTATTTCCCATATCCAACTATTGAACAAGCGATCGCTCAGAATGAAGAAGCTGAACGAAAGATGAATAAAGCTGTAGGCGATTTACATCAAGTTAACACTGAACTTGCCAAGCAGGTTGCTGAAAGAATTGATATCGAATCAGAACTGAAGCAGGCAAAGAGTGAGCTATTTGATATACGTGCTGATTTATCAAAATCCCAGATCAAAGAGAAAGATGCACTATATATTGCACTGCATGACTCATTAACGGGGCTACCAAATCGTTTGCTATTAGAGCAGCGTCTAGATCATGGATTGACTCAATCAAGAAGATATGGCTGGAAACTAGCGGTTATGTTCATTGACCTAGACAAATTTAAGAACATCAATGATTCCTATGGTCATGATATTGGCGATAAGCTACTGATCACTATAGCAAGGCGTTTAGAAGATGCTGTGCGGGGTGAAGATATGGTCAGTCGATGGGGAGGTGATGAATTTATATGCCTCCTTTTAAATATAAAACACGAATCTGATGCGATTAGCCTTGCCAACAAGATGGTTGAGGAGATTTCTCAAAAATGTGATTTGGACGGAATAGTAGTTTCTATCAGTGCCACAATTGGGATCGCGATATGTCCTAGGGATGGCGAGACGGCTGAAATCCTATTTAGACAAGTAGATCGGGCTATGTATAGATCGAAGGGGACAGATCAAAGAATTATGCTGTTTGATGAATCTATTTTAGATGCTGATGTTACGTAG
- a CDS encoding IS1/IS1595 family N-terminal zinc-binding domain-containing protein, whose product MTTSFESPNCESKDVVKNGFIYNGNQNHKCKSCN is encoded by the coding sequence TTGACCACATCTTTTGAATCACCCAACTGTGAATCAAAAGATGTGGTCAAAAATGGTTTTATTTATAACGGGAATCAAAATCATAAATGTAAATCCTGTAACTGA
- a CDS encoding porin family protein, which yields MKLNFLAGLALLVFSNLVTRVEAETINSSNCGWVKDCAIAVKKNEVAKPVTPSTKLEQVENFIQLSEDKIPTVATLTENSQSKATSLKGSAITISQIVPPTDSNGNLIFRSTRSGPSYLGVGANFGVTGGSDLGGTSFAIISKLGLTEVISVRPSVLILRDFATILLPVTYDLAPQQSFGDLQFSPYLGGGIAINTGSNSSVGPMLTAGFDIPLSSSFTINVAANLAFLRTTDLGILVGIGYNF from the coding sequence ATGAAACTCAATTTTCTAGCTGGGCTAGCTCTATTGGTATTTAGCAACCTTGTAACTAGAGTAGAAGCTGAGACAATTAATTCTTCTAATTGTGGATGGGTAAAAGACTGCGCGATCGCAGTCAAGAAGAACGAAGTCGCTAAACCTGTAACACCCTCAACAAAATTAGAGCAAGTTGAAAATTTCATTCAATTATCAGAAGATAAAATACCAACAGTCGCCACTTTAACTGAGAATTCCCAAAGTAAGGCAACTAGCCTCAAAGGCTCAGCAATCACCATTTCTCAGATCGTGCCTCCCACTGATAGCAACGGTAACCTTATCTTTAGATCCACGCGATCGGGACCAAGCTATTTAGGAGTTGGAGCTAACTTTGGTGTAACTGGTGGAAGTGATTTAGGCGGGACAAGCTTTGCGATTATTAGCAAACTTGGTTTGACTGAAGTTATATCAGTTCGTCCTAGTGTTCTCATACTCAGAGACTTTGCTACTATTTTACTGCCTGTAACCTATGATCTTGCGCCTCAACAGTCTTTTGGAGATTTGCAGTTTTCTCCCTATCTAGGTGGTGGAATTGCGATTAATACTGGCTCTAATAGTAGTGTTGGTCCAATGCTTACCGCAGGGTTTGATATCCCTCTATCATCAAGCTTTACAATCAATGTAGCTGCAAATTTAGCTTTTTTGCGTACTACCGATCTGGGAATATTGGTAGGGATTGGTTATAACTTTTAA
- a CDS encoding PRC-barrel domain-containing protein, with the protein MRNGKGMIGKPIVAYDSGEEFRTIMDLVFDQESNQLLGFLVDEGGWFSNALVLPLANIQAIGTDAVIVSSRSAIDSAVEFPQIQSILEKDNILKGTRIMTLDGRDLGTMVDLYFDDNTGAIEGYEVSGGIFADAYSGRSFVPAPDTLKIGEDIAFVPSETADLMQEKVGGIRGAMQTASGKVQEMAQFTEEKAQEAAQFTGEKFQEATTFAGTSFTNAVVDPEEQEIFVLGKVAQKTLEATDSITLIYEGQVVNSSHILAARNLNMTNDLYHATGGLVTERLSKRLSDAVTGLGTNIGIEHSQGRRVNKMIFTPEGSVVAVEGQIVTPKVIERAKAHHQEQALLEAVGLTTGDALRVTGSNVGQQVKDGAKGLWEQVKETASNLQEHGNQAIEDKRIKGALGRPVTRVILDRNDEVILNIGELITHQAIAISRNADVLEVLLDSVYTETPNLSLEDLRAQDSGKAALN; encoded by the coding sequence ATGCGTAACGGTAAAGGAATGATTGGGAAACCTATAGTTGCCTATGACTCTGGGGAAGAATTTAGAACGATTATGGACTTGGTTTTTGATCAAGAGAGTAATCAACTATTGGGATTTCTTGTTGATGAAGGTGGTTGGTTTAGTAATGCATTGGTGCTACCCTTAGCAAATATTCAAGCAATCGGGACTGATGCTGTAATTGTCTCATCTAGAAGTGCGATCGATTCTGCTGTCGAATTTCCTCAAATTCAAAGTATTTTAGAAAAAGATAACATCTTGAAAGGCACGAGAATAATGACCCTTGATGGTCGTGATTTGGGAACAATGGTTGACCTTTACTTTGATGACAATACTGGAGCGATCGAAGGGTATGAAGTATCTGGTGGCATCTTTGCTGATGCCTATTCTGGACGTTCCTTTGTCCCTGCTCCTGACACCCTGAAGATTGGAGAAGATATCGCCTTTGTACCTTCAGAGACTGCTGACTTAATGCAAGAGAAAGTCGGTGGGATTAGAGGAGCGATGCAAACTGCAAGTGGTAAAGTTCAGGAAATGGCGCAATTCACAGAAGAAAAAGCTCAAGAAGCGGCGCAATTTACAGGTGAGAAGTTTCAAGAAGCGACGACATTTGCAGGCACTAGCTTTACTAATGCTGTTGTTGATCCTGAAGAACAAGAAATTTTTGTATTAGGAAAAGTTGCTCAAAAAACTCTAGAAGCTACCGACAGCATAACTTTAATTTATGAAGGGCAGGTTGTGAATTCATCTCATATCTTGGCTGCTCGGAATCTGAATATGACCAATGATCTCTATCATGCAACGGGAGGACTTGTAACAGAGAGACTTAGCAAAAGATTATCAGATGCAGTTACAGGGCTGGGTACAAATATTGGTATCGAGCATTCCCAAGGTCGGCGAGTGAACAAGATGATTTTCACACCTGAAGGCTCAGTTGTAGCCGTAGAAGGTCAAATTGTGACCCCAAAGGTAATCGAAAGAGCAAAAGCTCATCATCAAGAACAAGCTCTATTAGAAGCGGTGGGTTTAACTACAGGTGACGCATTGAGAGTTACTGGCTCTAATGTCGGACAACAGGTTAAGGATGGAGCAAAGGGGCTATGGGAGCAAGTGAAAGAAACTGCTAGCAATTTGCAGGAGCATGGCAATCAAGCTATTGAAGACAAAAGGATCAAAGGTGCTTTAGGTCGTCCTGTAACTCGCGTGATTCTCGATCGCAATGATGAGGTGATTCTCAATATTGGTGAATTGATCACGCATCAGGCGATCGCTATTTCCCGTAATGCTGATGTCTTAGAAGTCCTACTTGACTCAGTGTATACGGAGACTCCAAATCTATCTCTAGAAGATTTACGCGCTCAAGATTCTGGCAAAGCCGCTTTAAATTAA